One segment of Primulina tabacum isolate GXHZ01 chromosome 14, ASM2559414v2, whole genome shotgun sequence DNA contains the following:
- the LOC142524847 gene encoding putative transcriptional regulator SLK2, translating into MMPSRMTRGLAQSSSSSGIFFQGDGQSQVAVNSQLSSKFVNSSNSLHVHTSANLGPVSGDMRSTILNGVASSIPSVGASSLVTDANSGLPGVPHLQRSASINTESHMRLPASPMSFSSNNISISVSSVVDASSMAQQSSNHDLGSQQCQKFQQHQGASIFTSGDPRIPNSFTQDPAAISPQQKKPRLDMKQEDSIQQQVLQQLLQGQDIMQLQNPNPQLQALIQQQKLRQQQQQLLQNMPPMQRAQLLQQQQQLQLRQQFQQQGMPPTSRIKRPYDGGVCSRRLMQYLYHQRQRPADNTIAYWRKFVAEYYSPRAKKRWCLSLYDNVGNHSLGVFPQEAMDAWLCDICGSKSGKGFEATFEVFPRLNEIKFGSGVIDELLFLDLPRECRFPSGVMMLEYGKAVQESVFEQLRVVREGQLRIMFTPDLKILSWEFCARRHEELLPRKLVAPQVNQLLQVAQKCQSTISESGSSGVSQSDIQANSAMVVTARLQLARSLELQSLNDLGFSKRYVRCLQIAEVVNSMKDLMDFCSEQKVGPTEGLKNIPRHIKPTNVQVQKVQAMEQMRSIQGPTADPNMFNKLMAINPTLGSQMNNTTQCTVLGQEALSSSAQATSALSNYQTLLTRQNSTNSNHISVQLESSSPFSTANQPPSSMIPSSSSILPKALQIPPVGGFSSCHLPQKQQVHQHSSGGNVLQQHMIQQLLQDMSNKNSGGAVPQQSLSIHNNSGGNRDGREFRNSNSPAAVSGPGNVVGQQPPSRSNSFKATANGESPAPTSTFGFSQKPSDLPQNLHLSYELVNDIAHEYLGNGFLNNDFDDNGNFSWKP; encoded by the exons ATGATGCCTTCCCGGATGACCAGAGGATTGGCACAATCATCATCGAGCTCGGGAATATTTTTCCAAGGAGATGGCCAGTCCCAGGTTGCAGTAAATTCTCAGCTGAGTTCAAAATTTGTGAACTCGTCTAATTCATTACATGTACACACAAGTGCCAACTTGGGTCCTGTTTCTGGGGATATGAGGAGCACAATTTTGAATGGTGTGGCAAGCTCCATACCCAGTGTTGGTGCCAGCTCTCTGGTCACTGATGCCAACTCAGGTCTTCCGGGAGTTCCTCATCTGCAGAGAAGTGCGAGTATCAATACAGAATCTCATATGCGCTTGCCGGCATCACCCATGTCTTTTTCATCCAATAACATTAGCATTTCAGTGTCATCTGTTGTGGATGCATCCTCTATGGCGCAGCAAAGCTCCAATCATGACCTGGGCTCTCAACAATGCCAAAAATTTCAGCAGCATCAAGGAGCTTCAATTTTTACATCTGGTGATCCAAGGATACCTAATTCGTTCACTCAGGATCCTGCTGCAATATCTCCACAACAGAAGAAACCTCGCTTGGACATGAAGCAGGAAGATAGTATACAACAGCAGGTGCTGCAACAGCTATTGCAGGGTCAGGATATCATGCAGTTACAGAATCCAAATCCTCAGTTGCAAGCTTTGATCCAGCAGCAGAAACTAAGGCAACAACAGCAACAGCTTCTACAGAATATGCCACCAATGCAGCGGGCTCAATTACTGCAGCAACAACAGCAGTTGCAGTTAAGACAGCAGTTTCAACAGCAAGGAATGCCACCTACATCTCGAATAAAGCGCCCCTATGATGGTGGTGTATGCTCACGCCGGCTTATGCAATACCTGTATCATCAGAGACAGAGGCCTGCT GACAATACTATTGCATATTGGAGAAAATTTGTGGCTGAGTATTACTCTCCGCGTGCAAAGAAGAGATGGTGCTTGTCTTTATATGATAATGTTGGAAATCATTCACTTGGGGTATTTCCCCAGGAAGCAATG GATGCGTGGTTGTGTGACATTTGTGGCTCAAAATCTGGAAAGGGATTTG AGGCAACTTTTGAAGTGTTCCCTAGACTTAATGAAATCAAATTTGGCAGTGGTGTTATTGACGAGCTTCTATTTTTGGACTTGCCTCGGGAGTGTAGATTTCCGTCAGGCGTGATGATGCTGGAGTATGGAAAGGCGGTTCAAGAAAGTGTGTTCGAGCAACTCCGCGTGGTTCGTGAGGGTCAGCTCCGTATCATGTTCACTCCTGATTTAAAG atattatcttgggaattTTGTGCACGGCGTCATGAAGAACTTCTTCCTCGTAAATTGGTTGCACCACAG GTGAATCAATTGTTGCAGGTTGCGCAGAAATGTCAAAGTACTATATCTGAGAGTGGATCAAGTGGAGTTTCTCAGTCAGATATTCAAGCAAACAGTGCCAT GGTTGTCACAGCTAGACTTCAGCTTGCTAGAAGCTTGGAGTTGCAGTCGCTGAATGACTTGGGATTTTCCAAAAGATATGTGCGGTGCCTGCAG ATTGCTGAGGTAGTCAACAGCATGAAAGACCTGATGGATTTCTGCAGTGAACAAAAAGTTGGGCCTACTG AGGGGTTGAAAAACATACCAAGACATATCAAACCAACCAACGTCCAGGTGCAAAAGGTACAAGCAATGGAGCAGATGAGAAGTATTCAAGGTCCGACGGCTGATCCCAACATGTTCAATAAGTTAATGGCAATTAATCCCACTCTCGGAAGCCAAATGAACAATACTACCCAATGTACAGTACTTGGACAAGAAGCTTTGAGCAGCTCAGCACAGGCTACTTCTGCATTGAGCAACTACCAGACTTTACTGACGAGACAGAACTCAACTAACTCAAACCATATTTCTGTTCAGCTGGAGTCATCTTCTCCTTTTAGTACTGCCAACCAACCTCCATCTTCAATGATCCCCTCATCTTCGAGTATTTTGCCCAAAGCCTTGCAGATTCCACCAGTCGGTGGCTTTTCGAGTTGCCATTTACCACAGAAACAGCAAGTACACCAGCATTCATCAGGCGGGAATGTCTTGCAACAGCATATGATTCAGCAATTACTGCAAGATATGAGCAACAAGAATAGTGGGGGAGCCGTTCCACAGCAGTCCCTTTCTATTCATAATAATTCAGGTGGGAATCGGGACGGGCGTGAGTTCAGGAATAGCAACTCACCTGCAGCAGTGAGTGGGCCAGGGAATGTTGTTGGCCAGCAGCCACCAAGCAGAAGCAACAGTTTCAAAGCTACTGCAAATGGTGAGTCTCCAGCACCCACTAGCACTTTTGGATTCAGCCAAAAACCATCAGATTTGCCACAGAATCTTCATCTGTCGTATGAGTTGGTAAATGATATTGCCCATGAGTACCTGGGAAATGGGTTTTTAAATAATGATTTCGATGACAACGGGAACTTCAGCTGGAAACCGTGA